CACAGTAATTCCTTCCGCTGTGCGATTGTGAATCGATATTTCCTGTACATTCTTGCCGTAGTGTATGGTTCCTCCAAGTTCCCTAAAGAGTCTCTCCATGGCCAAAGCCATCGTATACATACCGCCTTTCATAAACCATACTCCATATAGAAATTGAATCATAGGAATCATGGTGTAAAAAGAAGGGCTTTTAAGAGGAGAAATACCTATGTACAACGTTTGAAAACTAATCAGCTGTTTCAGGCGTTCATTCTTAATATATTTTCCTATAAACGTATCCGCAGTGTCGTAAGGCTTCAGTTTCAACACTTTCTTCAACATCGGGAGATTATAAAAATCACCCCTTTTACGGAAAGGTCTTTGAAGTACATGATGTTTTGCGATGACAAAGCGTTTATAAATTTCTTGCATATATTGAAAAAAACCTGCCGTATCTTCTTCGCTGATTGATTCAATTGTTTTTGTTAATTCAGCAAGGTCAGAGGAGATATCAAATGGCTTGTCGGGAATATCACTGAAATAAGCCCGATAAATTGGGTCCAATTTTTCCATTGGAATATAATCATCAGGGTTACGGCCGCAAAGTTCAAATAGCTCCCGATATAATTCCGGCATCATCACGATGCTTGGGCCCAAATCAAATGTGTAGCCATCCAGTTCAATTCGATTCATTTTGCCGCCGGGTGTTAATCCTTTTTCATATATTTCCACCTGATAGCCCGCATGCTGCAGCCTTATGGCACTTGCAAGGCCTGCTACACCCGCTCCAACGACAATGACCTTCTTACTCATGTAAATTCCTCATTTCAAAAAATATTCTGCTCATCTCTTATCAAACTCTGAAGTAATGGCAGTAATACGCCCCCGATTGTAGCGTTGAACAACGATAATAGGAAGGTTGAAGCAAAGGGCATACAGGATCATCATCCAGCCTGCCCCTACTGGATTCCAAAAAAAGAACAGAGGAGCAGGCAGAATGGAAAGCCAATGTGTTAACTCTGCTCGTTTTGTTTCCGCAGCAAAGAGAATTAAATCTCCAGCTCCGATGCCGTGTAAGCTCTTTTTACTGTATCCTTTTTTAAGAAAAATCGTGCCATCTATAAGATAACCTTTCCATGCTTTCACCCGAAATAAACGTTGCCACAATTCTCCGTATTTTTCCCAAGAGAAAATCCGAAACCAAAAAGTGTCTTTCAAAAACCATGCCAAAGGCAGCTTATTGCACATAACAGAAATGGACAGATGGAAAATTGTCCATGCTAATACATCTATGATAATGATTCAAAGGATGGGAAATGATACGACCATGGTATCCCCCTTATGTTTAAAGGCACAATTGCGTTTAATAAGAGAAGCTTTCTTCATCCAGCTTTATGCAAAAGTCTTTAGTAAATGACTAAACCTGTCAGGCAGATGATGAGTCTCTTTGAACAATTTTCTTGCCTACAAGCTGACCGCTTAACGTGACCATCGGCATTCCTCCGCCGGGGTTTACGGTTCCACCGACAAAATATAAATTGTGATAGCGTTCACTCTGTTTTGGATGCTTGAATCCTTTATTTTTCTTACGATCTGACACGGTTCCATAAATCGCCCCCCTGTCAGAGCCATACATCCGCCTAATATCTTCCGGTGTCCATACATCCTTTGTAACGATATTCTCACGCAAATCGTGGAGTCCCATTTTCTCCAATTTGATAAGCACTTGCTCAGCGAATTGTTCATAATCCTGCTGTGTGAAAGGTTTACGATTTCGAATATAAGGAATATGTGGCAGTACTTTTATATTTTCATGTCCAACTGGCGCCTGCGCTGGATCTGTTTTATTGACGTTAACCAAATAAATGACCGGATCATCCGGAAGTTCATGACGATGAAAGATTGATTGCATTTGCTGCTTCATATTTTCTGCGAAAAAGAAATTATGATGGCGCAGCTGCGGATAGCTCTTTTTTACGCCCAAATGCATCACGAGGCCTGAGCTGGCTGGCTCGAATTTCTTCTTTAATTTATTCACAAAATGGTTGTCTTCCTCTAGCAATCGTTCGTATACTGGTATGACTTCCATATTAGAAACATAATAGTTCGCTGTTAGCTTTGTTCCATCTTCCAAAACGGCTCCCGTGATTTCACCGTTCTTTTTTTCAAGCCTAACAATCTTTCTGCCAAGGTGGAACTGAACACCAACTTCTTCAGCCAGCTTCACAAGGCCATTCGCCAGTTTATGCAAACCACCGGGTACATACCATACACCCTGGTCATGCTGCATGTAAATCATCATGTTTAGAACAGCCGGTGCATCATAAGGAGACGAACCAACATACTTGATAAAATAAGAAAGCATGTCCCGAAACTGTTCATTACTTATCCGTTTATCAATCCCTCCATGAACGGTAGAAAAAAGATCAAAGTTCTTTAAAACAGTGAACAGGCTCGTATGTTTCATGATTTCTCTCGTCTTATCGGCACCATGCTGAAAATAGGTTTTATCCGTCATATCATAAAGTCTTTTCGAATAGCGAAGCAGATCTTGATATTCACGCATATCCTTTTCACTCAGGGATGGATTTTTTGCTTGCATTTCCTTCAAGTCTTCATATAAATCTATGATATTTCCATCAGGGAAAAAGGAGCGCCATTGATGATCTAGCTTTTCAATCGGAACGTAGTCCTTCATGGATTTTCCACTTGCTGAAAACAATTTTTCAAAGATGTGTGGCATTGTAAGGATGGATGGACCCAAATCAAAACCGAAACCATCCTGATCCAGTCGGTTCAGCTTTCCTCCAATATGATCATTTTTTTCATATAAAGAGACTTCGTATCCAGACTGTGCAAGTGAAATCGCAGCCGAGAATTCACCGAGTCCGCCTCCGATAACTAATACGGTTTTATTTTTCAACTGTTAATGCATCTCCTTCTCGCAAATCAAAGATGTTGTTCACTTCAGTGTTGATTTGGACCATGTTTTCTTTCGTAACATAATTCCTCGTTGTTAAACATTGATAGCCATTGTTCCGTACAGCGTCAAGTATGCCTCTGTATATATGAGCAGACAAACATACTGGTAATTGGCTATCAGGATCCAGCAGCTCTATACTTAATAAAAACTTGTTATATAATAATTCTGCACGTGCAGCAAGTTTTTCCCATAAGTTGATGAAATTATCATTAATTAAGCTATTATGTAAATCACTTTGTGAATATTGAAAGTATGTAAGTACTTCTTTGGGCAAATAAATGCGATTTTTCTGATGATAATCTTCACCAATATCTCGAAGTACATTGGTTATTTGCATGGCTACACCTAGATTTGTTACCGCTAAACGTAGATCTTCCGAAGATTTCGAAGCGATGACAGGTAAAAGCATTAAACCAACAGATCCAGCTACGTAGTAACTGTATTTTTCCAAATCATTCATTGTGTTTGGGGGTGTAAATGTTAAATCCATGGATTGGCCTGTCAGCTGGTCATAAAAGGGGCGAATATCCATATCATACGTATTAAATACATGTCTAAGTGCGCGCCATAGAGGTTTGTCCAATTCCTCTTGATTATTGAACAAATCTAGTTCTTTCTTTAATTGACTCAGCAGCTTAATCTTTTTTTGGGATGAATGTTTTCCATCTGCACACTCATCTGCAGTTCTGCAAAAAGCATAGATCGCATAAACGGCATTTGCTTTTTCACAAGGTAGTTGTGAAAAAGTATAGTAAAAGCTTTTGGAATGTTTTTTTATTATTCTTTCACAATAATGAAAATCCGCTTGCCTTTGCTTTTTTTCCATATCGATCTCCTTCAGATCTATTTACAGATCAATGAAATATGATAAAGCGTTGATTGGATTTGTTTTCCTATTTTCTCCTGCTCCAAGTCTGCAACCTTTAAATGATCTTTTCCCTGATTCCCTCACGAAAAACTTGAATGTGTTTCAAAACATATTTTAAAAAGGAGGAATAACGAAGAAGGTGCTTTAATTTTCATAGGATGTGGCCGCCGCTCTGATTTTCTCTGCGACAAGTTTCCAAGCCTCTTCCGCTCTTTCTTTTGGGCCTAGATGGGTAAAAGCATGTGTACAGCCTTTGAATATTTCTTCATGAACGTTTACTCCAGATGCTTTTAATTTCTCAGAATAATATTCGGCTTCAGGTCTGAATGCGTCGTACTCCGCTATAAGAATAAGAGTGAAGCTAAGCGGCCACTCATCTCTGCACGAACAGGGGAAGCATGTGGATGCTCCGCTTGTCCTTTGTCAGGGACATAGCACATGTTCAAAAAATGTGCTACTTGAGGATATCTGGCACGCCATTTATCCGGTTCCGGTTTATCTGCATGGGGGGTGGCAAAATCCAGCATCGGGCAAGACAGTACTTGGAGCAGTGGCTGATGTTCTCCTTTCTCTTCCAGATAAAGACAAAGGGCTGCTGCAATATTTGCCCCAGAACTCTGTCCGCCAACCATAAATTTTCCCGCATCAATATTCAAATCCTCGGCTCTTCTTTTTAACCATTGAATAATTTCATAGCCCTGTTCAATTGGTTTGGGAAAAGGGAACTCTGGTGCTTTCGCATAATCAACATTAAGAACAACACATTCTGCCTGATTGGCTAGGTAACGGCAATAAGGATCATCCATCTCCTTCTCATTCATGATGAACGCTCCACCATGAAAATTGATATAGACAGGGAACTTTTTCTGTTTGGCTTCCAAAGGATAGTACAAGGATATATTAGTAGGATGAACAGATGTTTCAACCACCACGTCTTTTTTCATTTTCACTTGCTGCAAGGGAATCATATGTGTCTTTTTTGCTTGATTAGGGAGGAAACGCAGTAATTTTGCAATCATAACAGTGAACATAAGTGTAACCTCACTTTTTTAACATTTTAACTGCAATGAAACACATTTATACTCCGAACCTCACTTTTTTTATCAATTAATTGGAATTAAACAGATATATACTCCGAACCCTCATTGCTTAGCAATGGAAAAAAATCATATTTAATTGAAGACAAAATGTCTTCCGGTGACCTGTTTACGGAATGACGTACTTAGGATAGAATTTGGCGTTTCATCCTTCTAGACTTGTTTACTTTAATAAAAAAACGTCTAAACCCAGTAATATCATGGATTTAAGACGTTTTATCTTACCGGATTTAGTTGTAGTGTGATGTAGCAAATACAGAAGTAGATCTTTGGAGTACAGGTAGGAGCTGCTAAATACTTGCAGTTCCTCTATTACTAGTTTGTTATATTGTAGCTTCTTTGTGTAAAACCGATTTAATACTCAACTCCAATGGTGAATAATTCCCGTCTGCCCGGTTTATGTTAATTCTTTCAGTTAGTGGAGTAGTCCGATTACACATGAAACGAGGAATGCCTGAATGATTCTGTGAAGCAGCATGATATAAAAACGGGTGGCATAAAATCACATCTCCAGGGTTTCCGGTGGTTTCAATCACCTGAAGCTTGATACCATCTTCATCAACAAACGGATTTTCCATAAATTTCTCGATCCGATTTTCTTCATCATTCGTTGTGTTATCCTTTTTAGAGCCTGTTAATTCGGAAAACCACGGGTGCTGCTTATTCAAAGCACGGATGCCTTCTTCAAGCTCAATTCCGTCATGTTGCTGGGAAAGAAATTTTGCTATCACTTTATGTGAACCTTCTGCCACAAGTGTGCCTCCACCTTGTTTTCCTATTTCAGAGAATAAATTTAAGCAAAGTAGCCCTTGTTCAGGACTGTCAATATAATGGTGAAATTGAATACCATCCCAATGCCATCCTGTAGTCGGTACATTCCATGGTTTGAGAGCACCTTGAGAAAAATTAACTGGCCACCATCCATAGCCAACCTTCTTATCACTCTCTCCATATACTGTCCTGTCCGCCCATCGCCCCTCCCCGACAAGATCTTCAATGGCATCTGCTAATCTTTTTGTATTACATTTCTGGAATTCATCATGTTCATAGGTTTCATTTAATTGAACCATTTCTTCCTTCCAAGTTGAACGATCATTCTTTGTAACTCCTCGTTTTTCAACATTTTCCCAAACAATTTTTTGAGCTTCTAACGCCACCTCTTTAGGAAATGCTTGTTCAACCTTTACCCAGCCTAATTCAATGAACTGATTAACTTGCTCTTGAGTTAACACCTTATAATTTGTCAAAGTACTTCCTCCTTTAAATATGGATAGATCCAAAAGAATAAAGCATATCTTTTTTAACCATTACTTACCTTCTTCCCACTATTTAGAGACTTTAGTTTTAACAGTTTTCACATGGTCGAAGATAAAATAATAAGGTGGTTCATCCTTCCTTTCGAAATAGATAACAAAAGAAAGTGCTTTCATTTATTGGTGCTGATGATCATGCTGCTTGCTTAGTATTCTTATATTATAATAGATTTCACTTAGTTTGTCTGTCAAATAAAGTAAGTTTGCTATGTTTTTATATAAATTAGGATTTTACTTGGTTCGTAATATCATTTCCTAGAACAGTAAGGTTGTACTGTACAACAAATGACTTGGTTTTTACTATTTTTACAATAGTCCCCATTACTTTAGATAGAAAAATTGTATTGAGTAAAGGAACAGACAGATAACACTCCTGAAGGTGACAATGCTGGGTTTATGTATTTTTAGATGATGTGATTTAAACTCACATGATATCTTAAAGGGTTAACTTTTTTTGCCATTGAAAAATCCCCTAAAGGTAGACTATTAAGAACACAATACCATGCTCTCTTTTTTATCATGTCTACCCGTAGGGGCTAATAAAGCATATTATCATCTGTACTGAAAGGACTATCGGTTGAGACCAGGTCCTCCTGAACTCGGTTTGCACTCGAAACTGCTTGCCACTTCCGGGTCGCCTTTTTTATAGCGAGCCACTAATGGATAAGAGCATAAAGGACGAGAACGGTCCGGTGCCCATGTGGAAGGTACCTCAGGGTTAACACCGCCTGGATTTCCCTCACCTCGCGCTGTCGCTATAATACGGTCCGGTGCCTTGCCGTATTCAACCCAATCGATTAAAGCGCCTAGGCCATCAAACTGGTCAGTTGCAGGACCGCCACTGACATGGCCCATGCCAGGCACCTCAAAATATCTGACGAACTCATCGGCTTTGTTCCGGTAGTTCGCGTCGAGTTCCTTGTACCAGCGCCTTGTGTCATCAGAGGAGAAGATACCGTCTGATGAACCGTGTGCCACGATCATTTTAGCTCCTGAATTCCGCAGGGTGTCCAAATTCGTTGGATCAGGCGGCGTCATAAATTCCATGGCACTCTCTGTATACAAATCGTTAGACTCATAGATAAGTTGCCATTTATTGTCCACATCAAAGCTAAGAGCATATTCCGGTGGCGTTTTTCCATTAAACCCTTCAGGGGGCGATAGGAAAATGTGGCTAACAGTTCCTGGATCGAGAGCAACGGAAATTCTGAACTTCCATAACCCCCACCCATTATGAACAAGTCCCGGATCAAATGGGAAAGAAGTGTAGATCTGTTCTCCTGAGCTAGTACGAGCGCCCGCAAAAACATCCTTCACGACTTGCTTCTGTTCTACCGTTAAGCAGGTGCCGTCCCGCTCCAACTCACAAGTAGGTACGTCTCGCTCAACGCTAAAGACTTTCTGGCAACGTTCAGTGTCCTGTACGATTCCGTCGTTTAGCCGATCAAGACCATCACAACGGTCTAAAATCGCCTCTGCGATAACTTGACGCTCGGCCAAAGGTAGCGCTGTCTCCAAGTTGTTTATGTCTGTTGCAACCTTTGCCCATTGTTGAACTCCCCACAGCTGGGCTACCGCGGACTTGGGCAAGTTAAATCCTGGCGCTATGGCTAAAAAACCATCGTACTGATCTGCATAGCGTGAAGCAGCGACCATGGTGTGACGCCCGCCATTTGAGCCTCCGGCAATATATGAGCGGTCAGGCTCGCGTCCATACGCAGCTTCAATCAAGCTCTTAGCCATAGGTGTAAGCGTTCCGACTGCTTGGTAACCGAAGTCAAGACGTGCCTGCGGATCAAATCCGAACCCAACGTTTTGAGCTGAAGTGTGACCTGCGTCCGAGCTAATGACAGCAAAGCCCTTTTGCAGTCCGTTTTCCAGCGGGCCGCCTCCGATACTTCCATTTGCTGTTACGACGTTGCCATCCGCTCCACCATTTGCTTGATAGAGGAACCGTCCCGCCCATTCAACTGGAAGCCGCATTTCAAAACCGATAGCATACGTCTGACCATCTACAGAGCTCACTCGCTCGTTCATTTTTCCCTTGACGAGACAATGCTCGCCAACAGGCTTACCGGCATTGGACAGTGTTCCATCTGCAATAAGCTCTGCCGATGTGATAGTGGTATTATTAAACTCAAACGTTTCTAGCAGATTCACACACTGCTTCAGATTGCCTGGCTGTGCTGGAGCAAGCTGTGGAATTTCATCTTTTGCCCCACCTTTAGTTGTAGGTTTGTTTGTATTTTCTTCTTTTTCGGATTCACCTACTTTTAAAACGCTTACACTTTCTGCAAAAACACTAGAAGGAATTAACGACATGATGACAAGAACTACTGTTAGTAGAATGGAAAAACGTTTTTTCTTGTTCATATATTTTCTCCTTTCATTTTCGCTTGCAAAGCAGTTTATTATCGTTATAGGGTTATAAAGCTTTTATTTACCTCCTCTTAAAAATTATCACCACACAAGAATTGTACATAATATTCAGAAAGTTAATAAGCCTTATAGTGTAGGAATTCAAACTTCAAAATTCCTACATAGTAATTAAAGGATTTAACGACCTACGAAATAATAAACCTCTTTATCTTTTATAGAATGCTGATGTTTTAATTCTATTGCTTCAACATCATTTGCTAGAGATTGTATTAATTTATTTATGTTATTCATTTTTCTCAATAAAAGAAATTCTTTCTATTCATTTGTTTTCAAACATTTATACCTTGGTTATAATAATAGTAGAGAAATCATAAACTAAAAAAGACTGTTCGGTGCTCTAACACCAAACAGTCATACAATAGCAGGTTCCCTTCAAGGGAGTCAGCGTACTAAGGTAAATGACTCACCCTATTGCACTCCAACGCTCAAGGGTGGGTTATTTTTTGTCTCTAAAAGATATGATCGACAACACCAAACTTGCAAATGCTATCATTAGCATTATCGTTTGAAATACTGTCAACATAAGCATCATCCCCTTTCTTACGGGGTAACGCTGACCACCCTTGAGTTTACCTATCTATTGCCATTCTATTATACTACAAAAAAGGAACGTGCGTTCGATATCGATTGCTATTTTTTTAAGTTTGTAATCCTCGTCCATTTCAGTGTCCTCTACCTATTACCCCATTATTTCAGCCACAAGTTTGTGGGAGTATAGTCGGGCGTTGTGATCATAAACCATTGTGCTCACCATTATCTCATCTGCCTTCGTCTCATCTAAGAAGGATTGCAGCTTTTCCTTTACGTTGTTAGGACTCCCAATGATTGTGGAGCTTAATTGTTTTTCTAAAATTGCCTTTTCATATGGGCTCATGAGCTCATCTAAATTCTCTAATGGTGGTTGTAGCTTTGATGGTGTGTTCCTTATCATGTTTAGGAAGCTTTGTTTGATGGAACTGGCTAGCAATTCTGCTTCCTCATCCGTATCTGCCGCAATGACGTTTACTGCTACCATTGCGTAAGGCTCTTTATAATCCTCCGACGGTTGGAAGTTATCGTAATATAATTTTAGGGCTGGCAGTGTGTTTTCAGGTGAAAAATGACTGGCGAAAGCAAACGGCATCCCGAGTTGTGCTGATAATCTTGCACTAAATCCACTAGAACCTAACAACCAAATAGGGATATTAGCTCCTTCACCAGGGATTGCTCGTACCGGTCCAGTACCTTGAAAATAGGCTTGTAGTTGTTCTAATTGTTCCGGAAAATCATCGCCATTGGTGTAGTTTGCCCCACGAATAGCATGAGCAGTTTGTTGGTCAGTTCCCGGTGCACGCCCTAATCCTAAATCAATTCGGCCTGGAAACATCGCTTCGAGGGTTCCAAATTGCTCCGCGATTACCAGGGGCGAATGGTTTGGAAGCATGATTCCGCCGGAACCTACCCGAATAGTAGAAGTATGTGCTGCTACATGGCCGATGACGATAGATGTTGCAGAGCTTGCTATGCCAGGCATATTATGGTGCTCCGCTAACCAGTACCGTTTATAGCCTAGTTTTTCCGTTAACTGTGCTAACTCTACCGAATGTTGAAAGGATTGGCCAGGCGTCCCTCCTTGCACAATGGATGCAAGATC
This Metabacillus endolithicus DNA region includes the following protein-coding sequences:
- a CDS encoding glycosyl-4,4'-diaponeurosporenoate acyltransferase yields the protein MCNKLPLAWFLKDTFWFRIFSWEKYGELWQRLFRVKAWKGYLIDGTIFLKKGYSKKSLHGIGAGDLILFAAETKRAELTHWLSILPAPLFFFWNPVGAGWMMILYALCFNLPIIVVQRYNRGRITAITSEFDKR
- a CDS encoding putative holin-like toxin; the protein is MMLMLTVFQTIMLMIAFASLVLSIISFRDKK
- a CDS encoding alpha/beta hydrolase fold domain-containing protein; translated protein: MFTVMIAKLLRFLPNQAKKTHMIPLQQVKMKKDVVVETSVHPTNISLYYPLEAKQKKFPVYINFHGGAFIMNEKEMDDPYCRYLANQAECVVLNVDYAKAPEFPFPKPIEQGYEIIQWLKRRAEDLNIDAGKFMVGGQSSGANIAAALCLYLEEKGEHQPLLQVLSCPMLDFATPHADKPEPDKWRARYPQVAHFLNMCYVPDKGQAEHPHASPVRAEMSGRLASLLFL
- a CDS encoding alpha/beta hydrolase; protein product: MLIAEYDAFRPEAEYYSEKLKASGVNVHEEIFKGCTHAFTHLGPKERAEEAWKLVAEKIRAAATSYEN
- a CDS encoding tannase/feruloyl esterase family alpha/beta hydrolase, with translation MNKKKRFSILLTVVLVIMSLIPSSVFAESVSVLKVGESEKEENTNKPTTKGGAKDEIPQLAPAQPGNLKQCVNLLETFEFNNTTITSAELIADGTLSNAGKPVGEHCLVKGKMNERVSSVDGQTYAIGFEMRLPVEWAGRFLYQANGGADGNVVTANGSIGGGPLENGLQKGFAVISSDAGHTSAQNVGFGFDPQARLDFGYQAVGTLTPMAKSLIEAAYGREPDRSYIAGGSNGGRHTMVAASRYADQYDGFLAIAPGFNLPKSAVAQLWGVQQWAKVATDINNLETALPLAERQVIAEAILDRCDGLDRLNDGIVQDTERCQKVFSVERDVPTCELERDGTCLTVEQKQVVKDVFAGARTSSGEQIYTSFPFDPGLVHNGWGLWKFRISVALDPGTVSHIFLSPPEGFNGKTPPEYALSFDVDNKWQLIYESNDLYTESAMEFMTPPDPTNLDTLRNSGAKMIVAHGSSDGIFSSDDTRRWYKELDANYRNKADEFVRYFEVPGMGHVSGGPATDQFDGLGALIDWVEYGKAPDRIIATARGEGNPGGVNPEVPSTWAPDRSRPLCSYPLVARYKKGDPEVASSFECKPSSGGPGLNR
- a CDS encoding phytoene desaturase family protein; this translates as MSKKVIVVGAGVAGLASAIRLQHAGYQVEIYEKGLTPGGKMNRIELDGYTFDLGPSIVMMPELYRELFELCGRNPDDYIPMEKLDPIYRAYFSDIPDKPFDISSDLAELTKTIESISEEDTAGFFQYMQEIYKRFVIAKHHVLQRPFRKRGDFYNLPMLKKVLKLKPYDTADTFIGKYIKNERLKQLISFQTLYIGISPLKSPSFYTMIPMIQFLYGVWFMKGGMYTMALAMERLFRELGGTIHYGKNVQEISIHNRTAEGITVDGQKISSDYVVCNADFPYAMKHLVKEKSAKGKYTDKKIDSMKYSCSCFLLYLGMDRKYEEIDHVHNFIFNENLNQNLKDIFDGKKLTNASFYVYIASKMDPSLAPEGKDGLYILMPVSDKATANYEWDEETISYYRSYIFNELKKIRGFENIENEIVTETHTTPLDFESKFNAYNGATFGLQPILKQSNHYRPQSKATHCDNLYFTGSSTHPGAGVPIVLLSARITAQELIQDDTGNLFDYSAI
- a CDS encoding LLM class flavin-dependent oxidoreductase, which codes for MTINRPSKSINDISFSVLDLASIVQGGTPGQSFQHSVELAQLTEKLGYKRYWLAEHHNMPGIASSATSIVIGHVAAHTSTIRVGSGGIMLPNHSPLVIAEQFGTLEAMFPGRIDLGLGRAPGTDQQTAHAIRGANYTNGDDFPEQLEQLQAYFQGTGPVRAIPGEGANIPIWLLGSSGFSARLSAQLGMPFAFASHFSPENTLPALKLYYDNFQPSEDYKEPYAMVAVNVIAADTDEEAELLASSIKQSFLNMIRNTPSKLQPPLENLDELMSPYEKAILEKQLSSTIIGSPNNVKEKLQSFLDETKADEIMVSTMVYDHNARLYSHKLVAEIMG
- a CDS encoding phytoene desaturase family protein; the encoded protein is MKNKTVLVIGGGLGEFSAAISLAQSGYEVSLYEKNDHIGGKLNRLDQDGFGFDLGPSILTMPHIFEKLFSASGKSMKDYVPIEKLDHQWRSFFPDGNIIDLYEDLKEMQAKNPSLSEKDMREYQDLLRYSKRLYDMTDKTYFQHGADKTREIMKHTSLFTVLKNFDLFSTVHGGIDKRISNEQFRDMLSYFIKYVGSSPYDAPAVLNMMIYMQHDQGVWYVPGGLHKLANGLVKLAEEVGVQFHLGRKIVRLEKKNGEITGAVLEDGTKLTANYYVSNMEVIPVYERLLEEDNHFVNKLKKKFEPASSGLVMHLGVKKSYPQLRHHNFFFAENMKQQMQSIFHRHELPDDPVIYLVNVNKTDPAQAPVGHENIKVLPHIPYIRNRKPFTQQDYEQFAEQVLIKLEKMGLHDLRENIVTKDVWTPEDIRRMYGSDRGAIYGTVSDRKKNKGFKHPKQSERYHNLYFVGGTVNPGGGMPMVTLSGQLVGKKIVQRDSSSA
- a CDS encoding phytanoyl-CoA dioxygenase family protein, with protein sequence MTNYKVLTQEQVNQFIELGWVKVEQAFPKEVALEAQKIVWENVEKRGVTKNDRSTWKEEMVQLNETYEHDEFQKCNTKRLADAIEDLVGEGRWADRTVYGESDKKVGYGWWPVNFSQGALKPWNVPTTGWHWDGIQFHHYIDSPEQGLLCLNLFSEIGKQGGGTLVAEGSHKVIAKFLSQQHDGIELEEGIRALNKQHPWFSELTGSKKDNTTNDEENRIEKFMENPFVDEDGIKLQVIETTGNPGDVILCHPFLYHAASQNHSGIPRFMCNRTTPLTERININRADGNYSPLELSIKSVLHKEATI
- a CDS encoding phytoene/squalene synthase family protein, whose amino-acid sequence is MEKKQRQADFHYCERIIKKHSKSFYYTFSQLPCEKANAVYAIYAFCRTADECADGKHSSQKKIKLLSQLKKELDLFNNQEELDKPLWRALRHVFNTYDMDIRPFYDQLTGQSMDLTFTPPNTMNDLEKYSYYVAGSVGLMLLPVIASKSSEDLRLAVTNLGVAMQITNVLRDIGEDYHQKNRIYLPKEVLTYFQYSQSDLHNSLINDNFINLWEKLAARAELLYNKFLLSIELLDPDSQLPVCLSAHIYRGILDAVRNNGYQCLTTRNYVTKENMVQINTEVNNIFDLREGDALTVEK